The Myroides fluvii region ATATACAAACAAATAAATGCTTAAATAGTTAATTAACAGTCATTAAACTATTTTACATTAATCATGTTGAGAAGAGTCAAAAAATCGCATTTTTCGAAGTAGCTCTAAAAAGACATCCATCAGTATAGAAAGAGTCTTTTTGCCCTATGAATGAAGGCAAAATTTAGCGATAAAACGGTGGCAATATAGTGCATTTTAACTTTTAAAAAACACCCTCAGCACAGATTTTTACAAGTGATTAGCATTTTAAAAAAAAATCATTTAGTTAAAAAAAAAATGTCTTACCCCCATTAACGCAAGGTGTATTTACCGTCCTTTTTTTACCTTAAAACTAACGTCAAATAAGTTAAATTTGGTTTCATTTTACAAAATCTTTTTATGTGAATTTTTTCTTAATCCTTTTCATATGATATCATGTTACTTCTAAAACCGATCCGATTCGTATAAACATTTTCCTGCTTTCTCAAGAATGCTTACATTTGGCTAAAGACTATTTTTATGGAACAAAATGCCTATATAAAAACTGCAATCACAGATAAGATTGCAACGATTACCTTTTATAGCGCCGCAAGTAATTCATTTCCAAGTTTTTTATTGGACGAATTAACTACAGCGATTACCCAGTTAAACACAAAAACAGAAGTAACAACGGTAATTCTTCAAAGTGAAGGAACAGGCGCTTTCTGCGCTGGTGCCTCTTTTGATGAGTTATTAGCTATTCAAGATAAAGTGACAGGAAAAAAATTCTTCTCGGGATTTGCCAATGTCATCAATGCCATTCGCAAAAGTCCTAAAATCTTCATTGGTCGCATTCACGGAAAAACAGTTGGCGGAGGTGTAGGTTTAGCTGCTTCTTGCGACTATTGTTTTGCCACAGCACAAGCTTCAATTAAATTATCCGAATTAGCAATTGGCATTGGTCCCTTTGTTATTGAACCCGCTGTTTCAAGAAAGATTGGTAAAACGGCTTTTACTTCCATGTCTCTTATGGCCCACGAATGGAAAACAGCCTCTTGGGCTCATCAACAGGGACTATACGACGAAGTG contains the following coding sequences:
- a CDS encoding enoyl-CoA hydratase/isomerase family protein: MEQNAYIKTAITDKIATITFYSAASNSFPSFLLDELTTAITQLNTKTEVTTVILQSEGTGAFCAGASFDELLAIQDKVTGKKFFSGFANVINAIRKSPKIFIGRIHGKTVGGGVGLAASCDYCFATAQASIKLSELAIGIGPFVIEPAVSRKIGKTAFTSMSLMAHEWKTASWAHQQGLYDEVYDSIERMDLEVTSFAKKISSYNPEALSEMKKIFWEGTAHWDVLLAERAEISGRLVLSDFTVRALNAFKNK